Proteins from a single region of Centropristis striata isolate RG_2023a ecotype Rhode Island chromosome 9, C.striata_1.0, whole genome shotgun sequence:
- the c9h19orf44 gene encoding uncharacterized protein C19orf44 homolog: MWKRGGRSSALDRAQALLSARRSSRGDGEESVPGTAAHTGAVGGSVKTRPSSPNTHGLLSDLSDLSLVSSGPEHGADTIHSAAVAAAAAAAAAAAAAAGKSQGREGSSTKDVRPQSSLGGGGSRFLKKAPPPAPNSSQSPIRKVPEHRSVSSSQRGSQTAALSRLAQIESRIRSRKQVQEQARQGPEHTENLTSDVGISSPPAAWSLEAPVQLSAQSSSDQSLNGKRFLKNKPAVAVNNNSSTAAAAGSPKSSNGDARSRSRAADAFVPSAGLEMNSGRAMNGVSLESDEEDMRKLLGDSLDSMDNRFLPARPSSRRTANKMLSKSSQKLHPSPPPTAVPPPLSFNTAPPRAPVSPPRRTSPFRYTGQAQAHFSPSVLSPSPSPPRGSPQRVGSPQRSFSSMSGCGEVLSLEELFSVGPCTEDPHSEMSAVSSEDFKINVMTLDDLVPAALGLTEESSAKEREVKPRAPLSGSPDQHQSQPQLKEKEKKEEQRQQEDTVDYQSDFESESRTDDSVSQVSEHLQGEDEEVVSEVREEDSDSDMSRGRTHDDYSSNFSDTSHTSDHSQTPSRSSRSSVSHDSRTSSPQSRRRAARRVLKEAGVQTQPDPLAYTRPSGTLGPAVDLTYMNPTPVVAHTLSPEMVEALSTSNPAVFALNQMLKQQLAVTRRFIESSRQLHSSLLQSLGPPDYRYTTLEDTKEYIRKRRTAKLRMEEALDEVLQEMRGSIMSDH; this comes from the exons ATGTGGAAACGAGGCGGTCGAAGCTCCGCTCTGGACCGGGCTCAAGCACTGCTGTCCGCccggaggagcagcagaggagacgGGGAGGAGTCTGTACCGGGGACCGCAGCTCATACG GGTGCTGTGGGTGGCTCTGTGAAAACCAGACCTTCTTCCCCAAATACACATGGTTTATTGTCAGATCTGAGTGACCTTTCCTTAGTCAGCTCAGGTCCTGAACATGGAGCTGACACCAtccactctgctgctgttgctgctgctgctgctgctgctgctgctgctgctgctgctgctgggaagAGCCAGGGGAGAGAGGGGTCTTCTACCAAG GATGTCAGACCTCAGAGCTCTCTGGGTGGAGGGGGGAGCAGATTCTTGAAGAAGGCTCCACCACCAGCACCCAACAGCAGCCAGTCACCTATCAGAAAGGTGCCTGAGCATAG GAGTGTGTCCTCTTCCCAGCGAGGCTCGCAGACTGCTGCTCTGAGTAGACTGGCTCAAATTGAGAGCCGCATCCGCAGCCGCAAACAGGTTCAGGAACAGGCCAGACAGGGACCAGAACACACCGAGAATCTAACCTCAGATGTGGGAATCTCATCACCACCAGCTGCCTGgtccctggaggcccctgtgcaGCTCTCAGCACAGTCTAGCAGCGACCAGAGCCTGAATGGGAAACGTTTCCTCAAGAACAAGCCAGCTGTAGCtgtcaataataatagtagtactgctgctgctgcagggtcTCCAAAAAGTTCAAACGGTGATGCCAGGTCCAGATCTAGAGCTGCTGATGCTTTTGTTCCTTCGGCTGGTTTGGAGATGAACTCAGGGAGAGCAATGAATGGTGTGAGTCTGGAGAGTGATGAGGAGGACATGAGGAAACTGCTTGGAGACTCTTTGGATTCAATGGACAACAGGTTCTTACCTGCAAGGCCCTCTTCAAGAAGAACAGCAAACAAG ATGCTGAGCAAAAGCAGTCAGAAGCTGCACCCCTCACCTCCTCCCACTGCTGTACCTCCTCCATTATCCTTCAACACAGCACCTCCCCGTGCCCCCGTCTCTCCTCCGCGCCGTACTTCTCCTTTTCGATACACCGGTCAGGCTCAGGCCCACTTCAGCCCCTCTGTGCTCTCCCCATCCCCATCTCCTCCCCGAGGCTCCCCGCAGAGGGTGGGGAGCCCACAgcgctccttctcctccatgtCAGGCTGTGGTGAGGTGCTCTCTCTGGAGGAGCTCTTCTCTGTTGGGCCCTGCACTGAAGATCCCCACAGTGAGATGAGTGCAGTTTCCTCTGAAG ACTTCAAGATAAATGTGATGACGTTAGACGACCTTGTTCCTGCTGCTCTTGGATTAACTGAGGAATCATCAGCAAAGGAG AGAGAAGTCAAGCCCAGGGCCCCTCTCTCTGGATCCCCAGACCAACATCAATCGCAGCCACAAttaaaggagaaggagaaaaaagaggagcaGCGGCAGCAGGAGGACACGGTGGACTATCAAAGTGACTTTGAGAGCGAGAGCAGGACAGATGACAGTGTCAGCCAGGTTTCAGAGCACCTGCAAGGAGAAGACGAGGAGGTGGTGTCAGAGGTCAGAGAGGAGGATTCTGATTCAGACATGAGCCGTGGCAGGACACACGATGATTACTCGAGCAATTTCTCAGACACAAGTCACACCTCAGATCACAGTCAGACACCCAGCAGGTCCTCCAGGTCATCCGTGTCACATGACAGCAGGACTTCGTCTCCCCAGTCGAGGAGGCGTGCTGCAAGACGGGTTTTAAAAGAGGCAGGAGTACAGACTCAGCCTGATCCACTGGCTTACACAAGGCCCTCTG gtACGTTGGGGCCAGCAGTGGACCTGACTTACATGAATCCCACCCCAGTAGTTGCCCATACTCTCAGTCCAGAAATGGTGGAAG CTCTCAGCACTTCCAACCCAGCTGTATTTGCACTCAATCAAATGCTGAAACAGCAACTGGCCGTGACGAGGCGGTTCATCGAAAGCAGCCGACAGCTTCACTCCAGCCTGCTGCAGAGCCTGGGACCCCCAGACTACAGATACACCACACTGGAGGACACCAAAGAG TACATTCGTAAGCGCAGAACTGCtaaactgaggatggaggaagCCTTAGACGAGGTGCTGCAGGAGATGAGAGGCTCCATCATGTCTGACCACTGA